From the genome of Methanothrix soehngenii GP6:
GGTGCGCTCTGGTCTGCCCCTATGAGGGCATGGACATATCCAAGCCCTTCCAGGGGGAGATCAAGATGGTGGAGAAGAACCTCGTTCGATGCGATCCCCTGGGCTGTCTGGCCTGCTTCAACGTCTGCCCTGCCAAGTGCTGGTATGTGGACGAGCGGGGCAAAGCCGCTCCGGTGGAAGATCAGTGCATCCTATGCGGGGCCTGCGAGAAGGCCTGTCCCGTCTCGGCCATTGATGTGCAGAGGACTGAGGTCAGCCATACGGAGGTAAAGGAGACCCCCTGGGCAGAGGAGTGGAAGGAGGCGATTCGTACCATATTGACCGGCGAGCGGAAGATACCGGATGTGAGCGGCGCTGTGGTCCCGCCCAAGATCGATAGGACGCCCCTGCCCGCTCCGGAGGCGCCGAAGGTGGATCCCGAGCTTCTGAAGATGGTGGATGAAGCCTTAAAGCCGCTGGTGCCAATGCTGGCCAAGCCCAAGATCCGCCAGATCATGGAGAACGAGCCGCCGGATAAGGCGAGCCAGAAGATTGTAGAGAGGCTCCACGAGGCTGAAAGGAAGAGAAAGAAGGCAAGAGAAGAGAACGCGGGGGCAGTGTAATGGCCACGGCAATAGAAGAGGATTTCAAGAACGAGGTATTAAGGCTGGCAGGAGAGGAGGTAAGGACCTGCATTCAGTGCGGCACCTGCTCGGCCAGCTGCCCCACGGCTCATCTTATGAAACCGAGCATAAGAAGATTGGTCAAGCTCTGTCTGGAGGGCAGACGGGAGGAGGCCCTGCACAATGAGACTCTGTGGCTGTGCACATCCTGCCTATTGTGCACTGTGCGTTGTCCCCGGGGAATAAGGCCGAAGATGGTCGTGTCCGCTCTGAAGGAGCTGGCGGACAGGGAGAAGATAGAAAGCCCTGGAAAGAACTACGACCACCTCTTCAATAAGCAGATCGAGGAATACGGTCGGATAAGCGAGCTTCCTCTCATCGGCGAGTTCTTGCTCTTCTATCCCCAAGGGACTGTTCAGTCCATGAAGGTGGGCCTGGAGCTTCTCCCCCGGGGCAAGATAACCCTGGAAAGAGAGCAGGTTATGGGAAAGGATGAGGTCAAGAGGATTATGGAGGAGCTGGGCAAATGAAGCTGGCTTACTATCCGGGTTGCGTTTCTCTCTCCACGGGAAAGGAGATGGACAGGTCCACCAGAGCGGTCTTTTCGAGCCTTGAAATCGAGCTGGAGGAGCTGGAGGATTGGAACTGCTGCGGGGCAACTCACGTCTCCAATGAGATGGTGGCCACGGGGCTTGCTGCCCGGAACATGTCCCAGACCGAGCTGGATATCGTGACCTCCTGCTCCATCTGCTACAGCAACCTCAGGGCGGCTGCCATGAAGCTGGAGGATGTGGAGATCAGAGCCAAAGTGAATGCCGTCCTGGAAAAGGAGTACAAAGGGGCGAAGATTCGGCACGCTCTGGATGTGATCCTCGAGGTTCTGGAGAAAGATGACCAGGGGATTGTGGTTCCTTTAAAGGAGCTGAAGGTGGCTGCTTATTATGGCTGCCTCCTCTCACGCCCTCCTGGGGTGTACAGCCCGGAGTATCCCGTTGTCCTGGAGAAGCTGATCCGGATTCTGCAGGCGGACGCTGTTGACTTCCGGCGGAAGACCTTCTGCTGTGGCGGGCCGATATTCATGCCCAAGGAGGAGGCTGCCAATGAGACCGCCTATCGAATCCTGAAAGACGCCAAGGAGGCGGGAGCGGAGGTCATCATCACCGTCTGCCCTCTGTGCCAGTTCATGCTGGATACCAAGCAGAGGTCGGTGGAACAGAGGTATGGTGAGGAGATAGGGATTCCAGTTCTCTATGTGACCCAGCTGGTGGGCATCGCATTGGGCCTGGGGCCGGACGACCTGGGAATGGATATGAATTCCGTATCGCCTATGCCGATGATGGAGCGGATATACCAGAGGATGGCGGAGCAGTAGAGGAGAAATGGCAGGAGTCTGCCACCTGGCTTGCTTTTATTCTATGAGGCAATATTTTCTTCGGCTCTTCGCTTAATTATGTGGGTCAGGCGCGGCTGAGAACAGCCATCTGTTCCTATGCGCCTCTGTGGTTTGATTGGATTGCAGATAACGGATTTTAGCCATATAGAGCACAAAGATCATAAAGGCCTCGCAAAGGTAATCCAGTTCTTGATAGCCCAATAATCCTTGGTGCGGTCTTTGTGTCCTTTGTGTGCTTTGTGGTTTATGGCTCTTTGCTGAATTATTTGGGTGAGGTACGGCAGCGGTTATAGTCTCTGTTCCTCTGTGGTTGGGTCAGAGCATAGCGGTTCACCACAGGGGCAAAAGGATACAGAGAATTTGCGATTCAAGTTCATCCATACTACATAGCGAGGAGCCTCTTCTTCTCTCGCTCCAAATATGCGAGGAATGGGTCTTTTGGCCAATTTCAGCTACTCAATGACGGTGCTGAGAAGGAGCAATATATTCCCAAACATAAAGAGCAAAATAGCGAAAGCGCCAATCATCTTCTTTGGTGTGGATCGAGCGATGAACAGGAGAATGAACATTACTGCCAGGATCGCTAAAGATGCAAGGAGCACTCTGCGTAATGGTATGAGAACAAGTTTTGCAAAGCCATAGTAGTATGTCATGTAATCCAGCAAGCTGGTCGCGGAATTAGATATGAATTGATAAACAGACAGTGAAATAACCACGAAAAGTAAAGTAAATATAAAACTTCTATTCCATTTTGAATAATTCTTAACTCTTTTAGAAAACCTATTGTATCTTTTTAATAAATGAAGCTCTAAATATTCATTTATTTTATTTATTTTATCATTAAAAAGTAAATAATCTGAGGCCAGGAGGAAGCCAGCGAAGAAGTTTGCAATGATCCCTGCCTGCTCCAGAGTTCTAGAATCCAAGCCTGATACAGCTAATTGAATATCAATTAATGGCATTTTTTCACTTTGGGCCCCCAGGTGGACTCTATCTATTTAAAGTCGTTGCGGTGGCTTGCGAGATGTCTGAGAAATCCGTGATGTAATCCTTTTCAATCCTGTGAACTCATTTTTGGCAACGTCCATCCCAAAGTCATTTCGCAGGATTCGCGCCTCTGACATGATCGTGGCCAGGTCCCGGGCAGGCTGGAGCAGGGATGCGCCATGCAGCGGTTATCTCTCTAGACATATTGCAGGCCACATTGATCGATGCATATAATGCTGTCTTATCATATGGACTTTTCAGAGGGTTAAA
Proteins encoded in this window:
- a CDS encoding CoB--CoM heterodisulfide reductase iron-sulfur subunit B family protein, whose translation is MKLAYYPGCVSLSTGKEMDRSTRAVFSSLEIELEELEDWNCCGATHVSNEMVATGLAARNMSQTELDIVTSCSICYSNLRAAAMKLEDVEIRAKVNAVLEKEYKGAKIRHALDVILEVLEKDDQGIVVPLKELKVAAYYGCLLSRPPGVYSPEYPVVLEKLIRILQADAVDFRRKTFCCGGPIFMPKEEAANETAYRILKDAKEAGAEVIITVCPLCQFMLDTKQRSVEQRYGEEIGIPVLYVTQLVGIALGLGPDDLGMDMNSVSPMPMMERIYQRMAEQ
- a CDS encoding 4Fe-4S dicluster domain-containing protein, whose product is MATAIEEDFKNEVLRLAGEEVRTCIQCGTCSASCPTAHLMKPSIRRLVKLCLEGRREEALHNETLWLCTSCLLCTVRCPRGIRPKMVVSALKELADREKIESPGKNYDHLFNKQIEEYGRISELPLIGEFLLFYPQGTVQSMKVGLELLPRGKITLEREQVMGKDEVKRIMEELGK
- a CDS encoding 4Fe-4S binding protein, with translation MTENVCETTEKAMPKPVDFREREEYPRLMAEAKPNEKCLPCLLCEPVCPTEAIKVTFDKTREDFGPLREGIEGKISIDQEKCNLCGRCARFCKAFLLVDKVEKDRDPRDLVPYEQLLIDEDLCDYCGLCVPLCPEEAIAVEGEPLKLDEEPKIEGKIKVDESLCIGCGRCALVCPYEGMDISKPFQGEIKMVEKNLVRCDPLGCLACFNVCPAKCWYVDERGKAAPVEDQCILCGACEKACPVSAIDVQRTEVSHTEVKETPWAEEWKEAIRTILTGERKIPDVSGAVVPPKIDRTPLPAPEAPKVDPELLKMVDEALKPLVPMLAKPKIRQIMENEPPDKASQKIVERLHEAERKRKKAREENAGAV